The proteins below come from a single Nocardiopsis gilva YIM 90087 genomic window:
- a CDS encoding putative acetyltransferase, protein MDVEHALAFVDAVDGAFFDARLVEHIDAGLRDDVGHVLLLLGLRHVDRVSGAFAVVAWAVPGLRHADPPGVRHTIRSFQYCARRAFVRTWGVDHVGFVSRFTTEVTPDDLGRRATLRIQLPDGRFRDIVGVLESWQNRVIKVRRRDGSVIEVIADDVVGSKIIPQKPPPRRGRSGTDAHDGTGE, encoded by the coding sequence GTGGATGTAGAGCATGCGCTTGCCTTCGTAGATGCAGTCGACGGGGCATTCTTCGATGCACGCCTTGTCGAGCACATCGACGCAGGGCTGCGCGATGACGTAGGTCACGTCTTACTCCTCCTCGGTCTTCGCCACGTTGACCGCGTATCAGGTGCCTTCGCTGTCGTAGCCTGGGCGGTGCCGGGACTCCGGCACGCGGATCCGCCTGGCGTCCGGCACACGATTCGCAGTTTCCAGTATTGCGCTCGTCGCGCTTTCGTGCGCACTTGGGGGGTCGATCACGTGGGTTTCGTCTCGCGATTCACGACCGAGGTGACACCCGACGACCTCGGTCGGCGTGCCACTCTGCGCATCCAGCTGCCCGACGGCCGCTTCCGGGATATCGTCGGTGTGCTGGAATCCTGGCAGAACCGGGTGATCAAGGTCCGACGACGCGACGGTAGTGTGATCGAGGTCATAGCCGACGATGTCGTTGGGAGCAAGATCATCCCACAGAAGCCACCCCCGCGCCGGGGTCGGTCCGGCACCGATGCGCACGATGGCACCGGTGAGTGA
- a CDS encoding leucyl aminopeptidase, giving the protein MPFATEIHSAPGTLADSAADLVAIPVRTDGDRPAAATAGTGWSPEALDTRLPAPSADLIAHYELTGKPGETATFPVDLGRGLVRLALLGIGAGTPDDLRAAGAALARLAKGRERVAIATPSLVQDGRTGHDAALSAFAEGALLASYTFSMKSAQKGPRPVPAIDLVADDDGAVAEPVRRGTALARATALARDLINTPSLEKDPAWLAGRAEEIGTEAGLDVEVWDEARLEREGFGAIIAVGQGSVRPPRMVKLAYRPENPTSHVVLVGKGITFDTGGLQIKPTDNMMLMKTDMSGSAVVLGVVSALAELGARVSVTGLIPLAENSVSGSAQRPSDVITTYNGRTVEVLNTDAEGRLVMADAMAYAVAELDADTIVDVATLTGAAKLALGTQTGALFSTDDALAEALAAAGRASGEELWRMPLVEEYRDTLDSPVADLANIGTKTDYGHPGATEAALFLREFAGGLPWAHLDIAGPGRATGDDGLITKGGTGFSTRLLLRWLTATP; this is encoded by the coding sequence GTGCCTTTCGCTACGGAGATCCACTCGGCCCCCGGCACCCTCGCCGATTCCGCCGCCGACCTGGTGGCGATTCCCGTCCGTACCGACGGCGACCGCCCCGCTGCGGCCACCGCCGGAACAGGGTGGTCCCCGGAGGCTCTCGACACGCGACTTCCGGCGCCCTCCGCTGACCTGATCGCGCACTACGAACTCACCGGAAAACCCGGTGAGACGGCCACATTCCCGGTCGACCTCGGCCGGGGACTCGTTCGGCTGGCCCTGCTCGGTATCGGTGCGGGCACCCCCGACGACCTGCGCGCGGCGGGCGCCGCGTTGGCACGGCTGGCCAAGGGACGTGAGCGTGTCGCCATCGCGACCCCGTCCCTGGTCCAGGACGGCCGGACCGGGCACGACGCCGCCCTGTCCGCCTTCGCGGAGGGGGCCCTCCTCGCCTCCTACACGTTCTCCATGAAGTCCGCCCAGAAGGGGCCGCGGCCGGTCCCGGCGATCGACCTCGTGGCGGATGACGACGGCGCGGTCGCCGAGCCGGTGCGCCGCGGTACCGCCCTGGCCCGTGCCACCGCGCTGGCCCGCGACCTGATCAACACGCCGTCGCTGGAGAAGGACCCGGCGTGGCTCGCCGGGCGGGCCGAGGAGATCGGGACTGAGGCCGGACTCGACGTCGAGGTCTGGGACGAGGCGCGGTTGGAGCGCGAGGGATTCGGCGCGATCATCGCCGTGGGGCAGGGCTCGGTCCGACCGCCGCGCATGGTCAAGCTCGCCTACCGGCCCGAGAACCCGACCTCGCACGTCGTCCTCGTCGGCAAGGGCATCACGTTCGACACCGGCGGCCTGCAGATCAAGCCGACCGACAACATGATGCTCATGAAGACCGACATGAGCGGCTCGGCGGTCGTGCTGGGCGTGGTGTCGGCACTGGCCGAACTCGGGGCGCGGGTGAGCGTCACCGGCCTGATCCCGCTCGCCGAGAACTCGGTCTCCGGATCGGCGCAGCGCCCCAGCGACGTGATCACCACCTACAACGGGCGCACCGTCGAGGTGCTCAACACCGACGCCGAGGGGCGCCTGGTCATGGCCGACGCCATGGCCTACGCCGTCGCGGAGCTGGACGCCGACACCATCGTCGACGTGGCCACCCTGACCGGGGCGGCCAAGCTGGCGTTGGGAACCCAGACCGGCGCGCTGTTCAGCACCGACGACGCACTGGCCGAGGCGCTCGCCGCGGCCGGCCGCGCCTCGGGCGAGGAGCTGTGGCGGATGCCGCTGGTCGAGGAGTACCGCGACACGCTGGACTCGCCGGTGGCGGATCTGGCGAACATCGGCACGAAGACCGACTACGGCCACCCCGGCGCCACCGAGGCGGCGCTGTTCCTGCGCGAGTTCGCCGGCGGCCTGCCGTGGGCGCACCTCGACATCGCCGGGCCGGGCCGGGCCACCGGCGACGACGGGCTCATCACCAAGGGCGGCACCGGCTTCTCCACGCGGCTGCTGCTGCGCTGGCTGACGGCGACGCCCTAG
- a CDS encoding 2,3,4,5-tetrahydropyridine-2,6-dicarboxylate N-succinyltransferase has translation MTTAFISPLPQEIDNLWERRTELTPDHKEARDIIVGAIDDIDAGKARVAFVDEATDEVVVDERAKRSILLGFRVLGMEESKVGDFYHHDRIPLKTRFDGVRVVPGAIARWGAYLASGVVLMPSFTNIGAWVGSGTMVDTWATVGSCAQVGKNVHLSGGVGVGGVLEPPQAAPVVIEDDAFLGSRTMVVEGARVRRGAKLGAGTILTSSTRVFDAETGEELPRGEAPAWSVCVTANRVKSFPGGDFGMPVLLVLKRLEEGQEHDKLALNDMLREHGVNA, from the coding sequence ATGACCACCGCGTTCATCAGTCCGCTGCCCCAGGAGATCGACAACCTGTGGGAGCGCCGCACCGAGCTGACCCCCGACCACAAGGAAGCCCGCGACATCATCGTGGGCGCCATCGACGACATCGACGCCGGCAAGGCCCGCGTCGCCTTCGTCGATGAGGCGACCGACGAGGTCGTCGTGGACGAGCGCGCCAAGCGCTCGATCCTGCTCGGCTTCCGGGTCCTCGGCATGGAGGAGTCCAAGGTCGGCGACTTCTACCACCACGACCGCATCCCGCTCAAGACCCGCTTCGACGGCGTCCGTGTCGTCCCGGGCGCCATCGCCCGCTGGGGCGCCTACCTGGCCTCCGGCGTCGTGCTGATGCCGTCCTTCACCAACATCGGCGCGTGGGTGGGCTCCGGAACCATGGTCGACACCTGGGCCACCGTGGGCTCCTGCGCGCAGGTCGGCAAGAACGTGCACCTGTCCGGCGGCGTCGGTGTCGGCGGTGTGCTGGAGCCGCCGCAGGCGGCCCCGGTCGTCATCGAGGACGACGCCTTCCTCGGCTCGCGCACCATGGTCGTCGAGGGCGCCCGCGTCCGCCGCGGGGCCAAGCTCGGCGCCGGCACGATCCTGACCTCGTCCACCCGCGTCTTCGACGCCGAGACCGGCGAGGAACTGCCCCGCGGCGAGGCCCCGGCCTGGTCGGTGTGTGTCACCGCCAACCGGGTCAAGAGCTTCCCCGGCGGCGACTTCGGCATGCCGGTCCTGCTGGTCCTCAAGCGCCTGGAGGAGGGCCAGGAGCACGACAAGCTCGCTCTGAACGACATGCTGCGCGAGCACGGCGTCAACGCCTAG
- the fdxA gene encoding ferredoxin has protein sequence MTYVIAQPCVDVLDKACIEECPVDCIYEGKRMLYIHPDECVDCGACEPVCPVEAIYYEDDLPDQWGSFYKANVEFFDELGSPGGASKVGQVDKDHPVVAELPPQAE, from the coding sequence GTGACCTACGTCATCGCGCAGCCCTGCGTCGATGTGCTCGACAAGGCGTGCATCGAAGAATGCCCCGTCGACTGCATCTACGAAGGCAAGCGCATGCTCTACATCCACCCGGACGAGTGCGTCGACTGCGGCGCCTGCGAGCCGGTGTGCCCTGTAGAGGCCATCTACTACGAAGACGACCTTCCGGACCAGTGGGGCAGCTTTTACAAGGCCAACGTGGAGTTCTTCGACGAGCTCGGGTCCCCCGGAGGCGCCTCCAAGGTGGGCCAGGTCGACAAGGACCACCCCGTGGTGGCCGAGCTGCCGCCGCAGGCGGAGTAG
- a CDS encoding site-2 protease family protein, whose protein sequence is MSTPEPTDDTGNDASAETATLAADEAGEHAGNDSGPDAADTAESTESATVADAADDATAGQKAERTASDRFAFLPSPLFVLLIGVTALAGYFSWTRAEVEWTGDASTVYLPFVFILGGWIASLAIHEYAHALVAYRFGDRSLRGGPYLRLNPFRFRQLFAGLLLPLVFLFLGVVGLTGPALYVDRSAVPSRGKRTLIALSGIAASLLLAVAFAVAVRALVPPDAVTDNWMIGGLMFLCYLNLTAALVNLLPIPGTDGFDAIAPYLPQGVARQARDAGLFGVIAIFAVLWFPEAHLAFLNVMYGLFQLLGLPQLDIGFGEFLFQFWLS, encoded by the coding sequence ATGTCCACGCCCGAGCCGACCGACGACACCGGCAACGACGCGTCGGCGGAGACGGCCACCCTCGCAGCGGACGAGGCCGGGGAACACGCGGGGAACGACAGCGGGCCGGACGCCGCCGACACCGCGGAGTCCACCGAGAGCGCGACGGTCGCCGACGCGGCGGACGACGCCACCGCCGGACAGAAGGCCGAGCGGACGGCGTCGGACCGGTTCGCCTTCCTGCCCAGTCCCCTGTTCGTGCTGCTCATCGGTGTGACCGCGCTGGCCGGGTACTTCTCCTGGACCCGTGCCGAGGTCGAGTGGACCGGCGATGCGTCCACCGTCTACCTGCCGTTCGTCTTCATCCTGGGCGGCTGGATCGCCTCGCTCGCGATCCACGAGTACGCCCACGCGCTCGTGGCCTACCGCTTCGGCGACCGCTCCCTGCGCGGCGGCCCCTATCTGCGGCTCAACCCGTTCCGCTTCCGCCAGCTGTTCGCCGGGCTGCTCCTGCCGCTGGTGTTCCTGTTCCTCGGTGTCGTGGGACTGACCGGTCCCGCGCTGTACGTGGACCGCTCGGCCGTGCCGAGCCGGGGCAAGCGCACCCTGATCGCGCTGTCGGGTATCGCCGCCAGCCTGCTGCTCGCCGTCGCCTTCGCCGTCGCCGTCCGTGCGCTGGTGCCGCCCGACGCGGTCACCGACAACTGGATGATCGGCGGCCTGATGTTCCTGTGCTACCTGAACCTCACCGCGGCGCTGGTCAACCTGCTGCCGATCCCGGGCACGGACGGGTTCGACGCCATCGCGCCCTACCTGCCCCAGGGCGTCGCCCGCCAGGCCCGCGACGCCGGGCTGTTCGGCGTCATCGCGATCTTCGCGGTGCTGTGGTTCCCGGAGGCCCACCTGGCGTTCCTGAACGTCATGTACGGCCTGTTCCAGCTGCTCGGCCTGCCGCAGCTGGACATCGGCTTCGGCGAGTTCCTGTTCCAGTTCTGGCTGAGCTGA
- the sigE gene encoding RNA polymerase sigma factor SigE yields MGVAVAGSETAVDFEQWEPPSWDEVVRNHSARVYRLAFRLTGNQHDAEDLTQEVFIRVFRSLANYTPGTFEGWLHRITTNLFLDMARRKARIRFEGLAENADERLQGREPSPAQSYDAKHFDADIQGALDALPAEFRAPVVLCDIEGLSYEEIAATLGVKLGTVRSRIHRGRAQLRKALEHRKRMAAQEGVPHANVTQAHGWGREVE; encoded by the coding sequence ATGGGGGTAGCGGTGGCAGGCTCCGAAACTGCCGTGGACTTCGAGCAATGGGAGCCGCCCAGCTGGGACGAGGTGGTGCGGAACCACTCCGCACGCGTGTACCGGCTCGCCTTCCGCCTGACCGGGAACCAGCATGACGCCGAAGACCTCACCCAGGAGGTCTTCATCCGCGTCTTCCGCTCCCTGGCCAACTACACGCCCGGAACGTTCGAGGGCTGGCTGCACCGCATCACGACCAACCTCTTCCTCGACATGGCGCGCCGCAAGGCGCGCATCCGCTTCGAGGGCCTCGCCGAGAACGCCGACGAACGGCTCCAGGGCCGGGAACCCTCCCCGGCCCAGTCGTATGACGCCAAGCACTTTGACGCCGACATCCAGGGCGCGCTCGACGCGCTGCCCGCGGAGTTCCGCGCGCCGGTGGTGCTGTGCGACATCGAAGGGCTCTCCTACGAGGAGATCGCCGCGACCCTCGGAGTGAAGCTGGGCACCGTCCGCAGCCGCATCCACCGCGGCCGCGCTCAACTGCGCAAGGCGCTGGAGCACCGCAAGCGCATGGCCGCCCAGGAGGGCGTCCCCCACGCGAACGTGACACAGGCTCATGGCTGGGGCCGGGAGGTGGAGTGA
- a CDS encoding enoyl-CoA hydratase-related protein produces the protein MPESDSVVYDLSDGVATITINRPDAMNSLTAEAKDQLLAAVERARTDTDARAVLLTGSGKAFSAGQDLREHADALGAGKGLNETVRKHYNPIVLGLTRMPKPVIAAVNGVAAGAGASLAFACDLRIASEKASFLMAFANVGLGSDSGASWTLPRLIGHARAMELLMLAEPVKAQRALEIGLVNQVVPAEELESTARELAVRLASGPTVAYAAIKAELTFGSGLDLANALDMEANLQDQCAETADHINATLAFVNKEKPTFEGR, from the coding sequence GTGCCCGAGTCAGACAGCGTTGTCTACGACCTCTCCGATGGCGTCGCGACGATCACGATCAACCGACCCGACGCGATGAACTCGCTCACCGCCGAGGCGAAGGACCAGCTCCTCGCAGCGGTCGAACGCGCCAGAACCGACACCGACGCCCGCGCGGTCCTGCTGACCGGCAGCGGGAAGGCCTTCAGCGCCGGTCAGGATCTGCGGGAGCACGCCGATGCGCTCGGCGCGGGCAAGGGCCTGAACGAAACGGTCCGCAAGCACTACAACCCGATCGTTCTCGGTCTCACCCGCATGCCCAAGCCGGTCATCGCCGCCGTCAACGGCGTCGCCGCCGGCGCGGGGGCGTCCCTGGCCTTCGCCTGCGACCTGCGGATCGCCTCGGAGAAGGCGTCGTTCCTGATGGCGTTCGCCAACGTCGGGCTGGGCTCCGACTCCGGCGCCTCGTGGACGCTGCCCCGCCTGATCGGCCACGCGCGCGCGATGGAGCTGCTGATGCTCGCCGAGCCGGTCAAGGCTCAGCGCGCCCTGGAGATCGGCCTCGTCAACCAGGTGGTCCCCGCCGAGGAGCTCGAATCGACGGCGCGCGAACTCGCGGTTCGGCTGGCCAGTGGCCCCACGGTCGCCTACGCGGCGATCAAGGCGGAACTGACCTTCGGCTCCGGCCTGGACCTGGCCAACGCCCTGGACATGGAGGCGAACCTGCAGGACCAGTGCGCCGAGACCGCCGACCACATCAACGCCACCCTGGCCTTCGTGAACAAGGAGAAGCCCACCTTCGAGGGGCGCTGA
- a CDS encoding LOG family protein has protein sequence MTESQKIRRAGPLTFHGSAIPETTTDQRLLDRRGPAEWVHTDPWRVMRIQSEFVEGFGLLSEVGQAVSVFGSARTKPDSPHYQLGETVGGKLAEAGYTVITGGGPGVMEAANRGAQKGGGTSIGLGIELPFEQALNEYIDIGVTFRYFFVRKTMFVKYSQAFVVMPGGFGTLDEMFEAITLVQTGKVTRFPVVLVGTEFWGGLRDWIRKNLLEEGLISPGDPDLMHLTDDPDEVVEIIRDAHRNLARMDFEAGEQDGT, from the coding sequence ATGACGGAATCTCAGAAAATCCGCCGGGCGGGTCCGTTGACCTTCCACGGCAGCGCCATCCCTGAGACCACCACGGACCAGCGGCTGTTGGACCGCCGCGGGCCGGCCGAATGGGTGCACACCGACCCGTGGCGGGTCATGCGCATCCAGTCGGAGTTCGTGGAGGGGTTCGGCCTGCTGTCCGAGGTCGGGCAGGCGGTGAGCGTGTTCGGCTCGGCGCGGACGAAGCCGGACAGCCCGCACTACCAGCTCGGGGAGACGGTCGGCGGCAAGCTCGCCGAGGCGGGCTACACGGTCATCACCGGGGGCGGGCCCGGCGTGATGGAGGCCGCGAACAGGGGCGCCCAGAAGGGCGGGGGCACGTCGATCGGACTCGGCATCGAGCTCCCGTTCGAGCAGGCGCTCAACGAGTACATCGACATCGGCGTCACGTTCCGGTACTTCTTCGTGCGCAAGACGATGTTCGTGAAGTACTCGCAGGCGTTCGTGGTGATGCCGGGCGGGTTCGGCACGCTGGACGAGATGTTCGAGGCGATCACGCTGGTGCAGACCGGCAAGGTGACCCGGTTCCCGGTGGTGCTGGTCGGCACCGAGTTCTGGGGCGGGCTGCGCGACTGGATCCGGAAGAACCTGCTGGAGGAGGGGCTGATCTCCCCGGGCGACCCGGACCTGATGCACCTCACCGACGACCCCGACGAGGTCGTCGAGATCATCCGCGACGCCCACCGGAACCTGGCCCGGATGGACTTCGAGGCCGGGGAACAGGACGGGACCTAG
- a CDS encoding DUF3117 domain-containing protein, with the protein MAAMKPRTGDGPMEVTKEGRGIIMRVPLEGGGRLVVELTPDEATELKAALEGVVG; encoded by the coding sequence ATGGCGGCGATGAAGCCGAGGACCGGTGATGGTCCGATGGAGGTCACCAAGGAGGGTCGCGGCATCATCATGCGGGTCCCGCTCGAGGGCGGCGGCCGCCTCGTCGTCGAACTCACCCCGGATGAGGCCACCGAGCTGAAGGCGGCCCTGGAGGGTGTCGTCGGCTAG
- the dapC gene encoding succinyldiaminopimelate transaminase has translation MADRRRVANRLPTFPWDRLTAYKETAAAHPDGIVDFSVGTPVDPVPEKVRAALADTADAPGYPMTHGTAALRASIADWLSRRHGVTVDPAATLPLVGSKELVAWLPTLLGLGEGDTVVYPELAYPTYDIGIRIAGATPVASDGLTALGPARVRLVWLNSPANPTGRVLGVDHLRKVVEWARERDVIVASDECYLDLGWDDTRPVSILHPDVCGGSHEGLLAVHSLSKRSNLAGYRAAFLAGDPALVEELLAVRKHAGMIVPAPVQAAMGAALDDDAHAREQKERYRARRARLRTALEAAGWAITHSDAGLYLWASHPEHDAWGSVAALAEQGILVAPGDFYGPSGDRHIRVAFTATDERVAMGAKRLEAMAR, from the coding sequence ATGGCCGATCGACGACGCGTGGCCAACCGGCTGCCGACCTTCCCGTGGGACCGGCTGACCGCCTACAAGGAGACCGCCGCCGCGCACCCGGACGGGATCGTCGACTTCTCGGTGGGGACGCCGGTCGACCCGGTGCCGGAGAAGGTGCGCGCGGCCCTGGCCGACACCGCCGACGCTCCGGGCTATCCGATGACCCACGGGACGGCGGCGCTGCGCGCCTCCATCGCCGACTGGCTGAGCCGTCGCCACGGCGTCACGGTGGACCCCGCCGCCACCCTGCCACTGGTCGGCTCCAAGGAGCTGGTGGCCTGGCTGCCCACGCTCCTCGGGCTGGGCGAGGGCGACACCGTCGTCTACCCCGAGCTGGCCTACCCCACCTACGACATCGGCATCCGGATCGCCGGGGCCACCCCCGTGGCCTCCGACGGCCTCACCGCGCTCGGTCCGGCCCGCGTGCGGCTGGTGTGGCTCAACTCCCCGGCCAACCCGACCGGCCGTGTCCTGGGCGTCGACCACCTGCGGAAGGTCGTGGAGTGGGCGCGCGAGCGGGACGTCATCGTCGCCTCCGACGAGTGCTACCTCGACCTCGGCTGGGACGACACGCGGCCCGTCTCGATCCTCCACCCCGACGTGTGCGGCGGTTCGCACGAGGGCCTGCTGGCCGTGCACTCCCTGTCCAAGCGCTCCAACCTGGCCGGCTACCGCGCGGCGTTCCTCGCGGGCGATCCCGCCCTGGTCGAGGAGCTGCTGGCGGTCCGCAAGCACGCCGGGATGATCGTTCCCGCTCCGGTGCAGGCGGCCATGGGCGCCGCCCTCGACGACGACGCCCACGCTCGGGAGCAGAAGGAACGCTACCGCGCCCGCCGTGCCCGGCTCCGCACCGCGCTGGAGGCCGCCGGCTGGGCCATCACCCACTCCGATGCCGGGCTGTACCTGTGGGCCTCCCACCCCGAGCACGACGCGTGGGGTTCCGTGGCGGCCCTCGCCGAGCAGGGCATCCTCGTGGCCCCCGGTGACTTCTACGGTCCCTCCGGCGACCGCCACATCCGGGTCGCGTTCACCGCCACCGACGAGCGGGTCGCCATGGGCGCCAAGCGCCTGGAGGCCATGGCGCGCTGA
- a CDS encoding O-methyltransferase, producing MEDDPLTDAREAGRRADVGPISAAGGAVLRFLAAAIGARSVVEVGTGCGSSGIWLLRGMRPDAILTTVDIEPEYQEAAREAYRSAGFPANRTRLIQGRGMEVLPRLTDAAYDMVFIDAVTDEYPAYLAEALRLLRVGGIVVFNNGLDAAPVPDGPLSVPSAQQSVREVGRLIREDENLVPLLLPVGEGLLAAIREEAL from the coding sequence ATCGAGGACGACCCGCTGACCGACGCCCGCGAAGCCGGGCGGCGGGCGGATGTGGGCCCGATCAGCGCGGCGGGCGGGGCGGTGCTGCGCTTCCTCGCCGCGGCGATCGGCGCCCGCTCGGTCGTGGAGGTCGGCACGGGGTGCGGGAGCTCCGGCATCTGGCTGCTCCGCGGCATGCGCCCCGACGCCATCCTGACCACCGTGGACATCGAACCCGAGTACCAGGAGGCGGCCCGGGAGGCCTACCGGTCCGCCGGCTTCCCCGCGAACCGCACCCGGCTCATCCAGGGGCGCGGCATGGAGGTGCTGCCGCGGCTCACCGACGCCGCCTACGACATGGTCTTCATCGACGCGGTGACCGACGAGTACCCCGCCTACCTGGCCGAGGCGCTGCGCCTGCTGCGCGTCGGCGGGATCGTGGTGTTCAACAACGGCCTGGACGCGGCCCCGGTCCCCGACGGGCCGCTGAGCGTCCCCAGCGCCCAGCAGTCCGTGCGCGAGGTGGGGCGCCTGATCCGGGAGGACGAGAACCTGGTCCCGCTGCTGCTGCCCGTAGGCGAGGGCCTCCTCGCGGCGATCCGCGAGGAGGCCCTCTGA
- the dapE gene encoding succinyl-diaminopimelate desuccinylase produces the protein MLDLTADVRTLTARIVDIESVSGGERALADAIEQALGDLPHLTVYRDGDAVVARTDLGREQRVVIAGHIDTVPIVGNVPSHVEGERLYGCGTSDMKSGVAVQLKLAALVPEPVHDVTYVFYDCEEIEADRNGLRRLAAQHPEWLEGDFAVLMEPTGGFIEGGCQGTMRIEVAARGKRAHSARSWMGHNAIHEAGRAIDILREYAPRRPEVEGLRFHEGLNAVFVSGGVAGNVIPDECVVTVNYRFAPDLSAQDAEQHLREVFADYDVRVTDVAPPARPGLDHPAAAAFVRTVGDGQARAKLGWTDVARMSELGIPAVNYGPGEPTLAHTKDEFVELDAIVDAEKRMVGWLTGVDADTAAAAVADAIGDVDKG, from the coding sequence ATGCTGGATCTCACCGCGGACGTCCGGACCCTCACCGCCCGCATCGTCGATATCGAGTCGGTCAGCGGAGGCGAACGCGCGCTCGCCGACGCCATCGAGCAGGCGCTCGGCGACCTGCCGCACCTCACCGTGTATCGAGACGGCGACGCGGTCGTGGCCCGTACCGACCTGGGCCGCGAGCAGCGCGTCGTGATCGCGGGCCACATCGACACCGTCCCCATCGTGGGCAACGTGCCCTCGCACGTCGAGGGCGAGCGGCTCTACGGCTGCGGGACCAGCGACATGAAGAGCGGGGTGGCGGTCCAGCTCAAGCTGGCGGCCCTGGTGCCCGAGCCGGTGCACGACGTCACCTACGTCTTCTACGACTGCGAGGAGATCGAGGCCGACCGCAACGGCCTGCGCCGCCTCGCGGCCCAGCACCCCGAGTGGCTGGAGGGCGACTTCGCCGTGCTGATGGAGCCGACCGGCGGCTTCATCGAGGGCGGCTGCCAGGGGACCATGCGCATCGAGGTGGCCGCCCGCGGCAAGCGCGCGCACAGCGCCCGCTCCTGGATGGGGCACAACGCCATCCACGAGGCCGGACGCGCCATCGACATCCTGCGCGAGTACGCGCCGCGCCGGCCGGAGGTCGAGGGGCTCCGGTTCCACGAGGGCCTCAACGCCGTGTTCGTCTCCGGCGGCGTCGCGGGCAACGTCATCCCCGACGAGTGCGTCGTCACCGTCAACTACCGGTTCGCCCCCGACCTCAGCGCACAGGACGCCGAGCAGCACCTGCGCGAGGTGTTCGCCGACTATGACGTGCGGGTCACCGACGTGGCGCCGCCCGCCCGGCCCGGGCTCGACCACCCCGCCGCGGCGGCCTTCGTCCGCACGGTGGGCGACGGCCAGGCCCGCGCCAAGCTGGGCTGGACCGACGTGGCGCGGATGTCGGAGCTGGGGATCCCCGCGGTCAACTACGGCCCCGGTGAACCCACGCTCGCCCACACCAAGGACGAGTTCGTGGAGCTCGACGCCATCGTCGACGCGGAGAAGCGGATGGTCGGCTGGCTCACCGGGGTGGACGCCGACACGGCCGCGGCGGCGGTCGCGGACGCGATCGGCGACGTCGACAAGGGCTGA
- a CDS encoding DNA-3-methyladenine glycosylase I — translation MTDMTAQPGADGRRRCHWALATPDLTAYHDTEWGVPVRGDQAMFERLALEGFQAGLSWLTVLRKREALREVFAGFDPAVVAEYGPGDVERLLTDDRIIRSRAKIEAVIGNARATLELNEGLARFVWRHAPDQHPTPKSMDDVPASTPESAALAKALKKRGFRFVGPTTAYAAMQATGVVDDHLADCFR, via the coding sequence ATGACCGACATGACGGCCCAGCCCGGCGCCGATGGCCGCCGACGCTGCCACTGGGCGCTGGCCACCCCGGACCTGACCGCCTACCACGACACCGAGTGGGGCGTCCCCGTCCGGGGCGACCAGGCCATGTTCGAGCGCCTCGCCCTGGAGGGCTTCCAGGCGGGGCTGTCCTGGCTGACGGTGCTGCGCAAGCGCGAGGCGCTGCGGGAGGTGTTCGCGGGCTTCGACCCGGCGGTCGTCGCCGAGTACGGCCCCGGCGACGTCGAGCGGCTGCTCACCGATGACCGGATCATCCGCAGCCGCGCCAAGATCGAGGCGGTCATCGGCAACGCGCGGGCGACCCTCGAATTGAACGAGGGGCTCGCCCGGTTCGTGTGGAGACATGCGCCCGATCAGCACCCGACGCCCAAGTCCATGGACGACGTACCCGCCTCCACCCCGGAGAGCGCGGCACTGGCGAAGGCCCTGAAGAAACGCGGATTCCGGTTCGTCGGACCCACCACCGCATACGCTGCCATGCAGGCCACCGGGGTGGTCGACGACCACCTCGCCGACTGCTTCCGCTAG